In one Columba livia isolate bColLiv1 breed racing homer chromosome 23, bColLiv1.pat.W.v2, whole genome shotgun sequence genomic region, the following are encoded:
- the LOC135576171 gene encoding feather keratin 1-like, whose protein sequence is MSCYNPCLPCQPCGPTPLANSCNEPCVQQCQDSRVVIEPPAVVVTLPGPILTSFPQNTAVGSSTSAAVGSILSSQGVPINSGGFGLSGLGSGICGTRRCFPC, encoded by the coding sequence atgtcctgctacaACCCGTgtctgccctgccagccctgtggcccAACCccactggccaacagctgcaatgagccctgtgtccagcagtgccaggactccagAGTTGTCATTGAGCCCCCAgctgtggtggtgaccctgcctggCCCAATCCTCACCTCCTTCCCGCAGAACACCGCCgtgggctcctccacctccgctgccgttggcagcatcctcagctctcagGGAGTGCCCATCAACTCCGGGGGCTTTGGCCTGTCTGGCTTGGGCAGCGGCATCTGCGGCACGAGGAGGTGTTTCCCCTGCTAA
- the LOC135576100 gene encoding feather keratin 1-like: protein MRQRDKETPEEEEEEENGCPTHLSSNKSEVQLQPQDMSCYNPCLPCQSSGPTPLANSCNEPCVRQCQDSHVYIQPSPVVVTLPGPILSSFPQNTAVGSSTSAAVGSILSSQGVPINSGGFGLSGLGSGICGTRRCFPC from the exons ATGAGACAAAGGGACAAAGAAAccccagaggaggaggaagaggaggagaatggTTGTCCGACTCACCTCAGTTCCAACAAGTCGGAG gtgcagctccagccacaagacatgtcctgctacaacccgtgcctgccctgccagtcCTCTGGCCCaaccccgctggccaacagctgcaatgagccctgtgtcaggcagtgccaggactcccaTGTTTACATCCAGCCGTCCcctgtggtggtgaccctgcccggccccatcctcagctccttcccgcaGAACACCGCCGTGGGATCCTCCACCTCCGCTGCcgttggcagcatcctcagctctcagGGAGTGCCCATCAACTCCGGGGGCTTTGGCCTGTCTGGCTTGGGCAGCGGCATCTGTGGCACGAGGAGGTGTTTCCCCTGCTAA